Proteins encoded within one genomic window of Dyadobacter chenhuakuii:
- a CDS encoding alpha/beta fold hydrolase encodes MQLNYKQIGESGRAVIILHGVFGFLDNWLTIGKTISEHGFQVYLVDQRNHGRSPHEGHLDFSTLAADLKGFLEEHQIIDPVLIGHSMGGKTVMEYAVTYPETLTQLVIVDIGPKAYPIHHKRILEGLNAIPIDEIESRNQADEILSEYEPILAVRQFLLKNLYRKDEGGFGWRFNLPILTSDMSKVGSEIVSKQKIEAPTLFIKGENSKYIVDEDWEGILKIFPNARLESIADAGHWVQAEQPKAFVAALLKFLEETT; translated from the coding sequence ATGCAACTCAACTATAAACAGATCGGTGAAAGCGGAAGAGCTGTGATTATTCTCCACGGCGTTTTCGGTTTTCTCGACAACTGGCTTACAATTGGCAAGACCATTTCTGAACACGGCTTCCAGGTATATCTCGTCGACCAGCGCAACCACGGACGTTCCCCGCACGAGGGACATCTGGATTTTTCGACCTTGGCAGCAGATTTGAAGGGTTTTCTGGAAGAGCACCAAATCATTGATCCCGTTCTGATCGGCCATTCCATGGGCGGCAAAACCGTTATGGAATACGCTGTGACTTACCCGGAAACCCTTACACAGCTCGTCATTGTGGACATAGGACCAAAAGCCTACCCTATCCATCATAAAAGAATATTGGAAGGACTTAATGCAATTCCTATCGACGAAATCGAAAGCCGGAACCAGGCGGATGAGATATTAAGCGAATACGAGCCGATTTTAGCGGTGCGTCAGTTTTTGCTTAAAAATCTGTACAGGAAAGACGAAGGTGGTTTCGGATGGCGGTTTAACTTGCCAATCCTCACATCCGATATGAGCAAGGTAGGATCAGAGATTGTTTCTAAACAAAAAATTGAAGCTCCCACCCTTTTTATCAAGGGTGAAAACTCCAAATACATTGTTGATGAAGACTGGGAAGGGATACTAAAAATATTTCCGAATGCCCGGCTCGAAAGCATTGCTGACGCGGGACATTGGGTGCAGGCGGAGCAACCGAAAGCATTTGTTGCCGCGCTGCTGAAATTTCTGGAAGAAACTACCTGA